In the Parasphingorhabdus halotolerans genome, TCGTTCAGGGAGCCAGCCATTGAACCAGTTTGATTTCCCGATCCTGTCGCTCATGATGGGACTGCCAATGCTGGCAGCGATTATCTGCCTGTTCCTGAATGCACAGGCTGCGCGTTTGCTGGCGCTGGCAACAACTTTGGTGCTTTTCGTGCTTGGTGTCGTGCTTTGGGTCAATTACGATATCGGCGGCCCGCAATGGCAATATGTCGAGCGCGCGGAAGTGTTCGGCAATTTCGCTTGGGCGCTGGGCATAGATGGCATTTCTATGATGCTAATCATGCTCACCGTGTTCCTGATGCCGATCTGCATTGGGGCAAGCTGGGAAGCGATCCAGACCCGGGTTGGCGAATATATGGCGGCATTCCTGTTCATGGAAGTGCTGATGATCGGCGTGTTTGCGGCGCAGGATATGTTCCTGTTCTATATCCTGTTCGAGGCGGGCCTGATTCCGATGTATCTGATCATCGGTATCTGGGGCGGCGCAAACCGGATTTACGCCAGCTATAAATTCTTCCTCTACACGCTGCTAGGTTCGGTTGTCATGCTGATCGCAATGCTCTGGATGGTGCAGGAAGCGGGCACGGCGGATATTCCGACATTGCTCAATTATGATTTCGATCCGAGCGCGCAAACGTGGCTATGGCTAGCGTTTTTCGCCAGCTTCGCGGTAAAAATGCCGATGTGGCCGGTCCATACATGGCTACCCGATGCGCACGTTCAGGCACCGACCGCCGGGTCTGTGATTCTGGCTGGCGTGCTGCTCAAAATGGGCGGCTATGGCTTCCTGCGTTTCTCGCTTCCGATGTTCCCGGAAGCATCGGAGCAGTTTATCTGGCTGATCTTCGGTCTGTCGATGGTCGCAGTGGTCTACACGTCGCTCGTTGCTTTGGTGCAGCAGGATATGAAGAAGTTGATCGCCTATAGCTCGGTTGCCCATATGGCGATTGTGACGCTGGGGCTATTTGCTTTTAACCGTCAGGGCATTGAAGGCGCGATCATCGTGATGCTGAGCCACGGATTGGTTTCCGGCGCGCTCTTCCTTTGCGTTGGCGTGATTTACGACCGGCTGCACACCCGTGAGATTGACCGTTATGGTGGGCTGTCAATCAATATGCCGAAATACGCACTGCTGTTCATGCTTTTCACAATGGCATCGGTCGGCCTGCCCGGAACCAGTGGTTTCGTAGGCGAATTCCTCTCGCTCGTTGGTCTTTACAAGGTCAATAGCTGGGTCACTTTGGTGGCGACGACGGGCATCATCCTAGGCGCAGGCTATATGCTTTATCTCTACCGCCGCGTGGCCTTTGGAGAACTCGTGCATGAGGATGTCAAGGAAATGAAAGACCTGTCGGCCCGGGAAATGGCGTTGCTGGCTCCAATCGCTGCGGCTGTCATGTGGATGGGTGTTTATCCCGAAAGCTTCCTGGCTCCGATCCGTGGCGATGTTGGAACACTGGTCGCGCGAATTGATCGTGCTGCGCCTGAAGGTGACGCGCATCTGAAAATGGGCGAGGCGAAAGCGGTTATCAAAAAAGAACATCATTCTGAAGGGGAGGCACACTGATGGATTATGCCATCTCCCT is a window encoding:
- a CDS encoding NADH-quinone oxidoreductase subunit M, which translates into the protein MMGLPMLAAIICLFLNAQAARLLALATTLVLFVLGVVLWVNYDIGGPQWQYVERAEVFGNFAWALGIDGISMMLIMLTVFLMPICIGASWEAIQTRVGEYMAAFLFMEVLMIGVFAAQDMFLFYILFEAGLIPMYLIIGIWGGANRIYASYKFFLYTLLGSVVMLIAMLWMVQEAGTADIPTLLNYDFDPSAQTWLWLAFFASFAVKMPMWPVHTWLPDAHVQAPTAGSVILAGVLLKMGGYGFLRFSLPMFPEASEQFIWLIFGLSMVAVVYTSLVALVQQDMKKLIAYSSVAHMAIVTLGLFAFNRQGIEGAIIVMLSHGLVSGALFLCVGVIYDRLHTREIDRYGGLSINMPKYALLFMLFTMASVGLPGTSGFVGEFLSLVGLYKVNSWVTLVATTGIILGAGYMLYLYRRVAFGELVHEDVKEMKDLSAREMALLAPIAAAVMWMGVYPESFLAPIRGDVGTLVARIDRAAPEGDAHLKMGEAKAVIKKEHHSEGEAH